The Pyramidobacter porci genome contains the following window.
GCCGCGCCCTGCCGCACGGGGCGGTGCAGGTCCACCTTGGCGAAGCCGATGTCCTCGAACGGCGCTTCTTTCAGGGCCAGCAGCGCCTGATCCACCGGCACCGCACCGTCGCGCACGTCTTCGAGCAGTTTTTTGATTGAAGTTTTCATCCTGTCACTCTCCGATCCGCCGCTGCGTGACCGCACATACGGCGTAGAGTCAGCATAATTGTACCTCATGAAGTTTGTTTTTCATTCTCGTTTTCGTTAAAAAAGCACAGGCTCTTCGCCCTTTTCAGAGCGCCGAAGGCGCGCCGAAAACTGCATGAAATCGCGCGCCAGCGTGGCATTCTCAATGACGCTTTCTCATTGAAAATCAGTATCAGATCAAAAAGGCGAACTTCAGGACGGAAAAAAGCTCCCCGCGCCGAAATGCTCCGACCGCGGGAAGCCCGGAATTTTTGCTCTTTCAAAGGCCGTCGGCGCCGGAACCGCCTTTTTTGACCAGATCCGCCAGCTTGCGCCCGTCAAGATAGGCGAGGATCATCGAATCCAGTTCCCGCCACATGGGCAACGTGCGGCATTCTCCGCGGCGTCTGCACTTTTCGCCGCGCTCCGCCAGGCAGCTCACGGTCGCCAGAGAAGGTTCGGTCAACCGCAGAATGTGCCCCACCGTCAGTTCTTCCGGCGCGACGGCCAGCTTGTAGCCGCCGCCTTTGCCGCGCATGCCGGCGAGAATCTTGTCGCGCACCAGCGACTTGAGGATGGCTTCCAGATACTTTTCCGAGATCTGCTGGC
Protein-coding sequences here:
- a CDS encoding RrF2 family transcriptional regulator; the protein is MLVSTKGRYALRVLIDLAEHQTGDYVPLRAIAERQQISEKYLEAILKSLVRDKILAGMRGKGGGYKLAVAPEELTVGHILRLTEPSLATVSCLAERGEKCRRRGECRTLPMWRELDSMILAYLDGRKLADLVKKGGSGADGL